In a single window of the Candidatus Limnocylindrales bacterium genome:
- the sufC gene encoding Fe-S cluster assembly ATPase SufC: MSVEGSTPMLSIRNLHAEIDGKPILRGLNLEVGAGEVHAVMGPNGSGKSTLAQILAGRDVYNITAGEVLYDGRDLLAMPADERAREGVFLSFQYPVELPGIANSYFLKAALNAQRRHRGLSELDAVDFLTTARARMKVVGLSEELLHRSVNEGFSGGEKKRNEIFQMAMLEPRLAILDETDSGLDVDALRTVAEGVNSLRSAERSMLLITHYQRLLDYIVPDRTHVLAGGRIVRSGGPELALEVEERGYKWMEEHTATVESKEPRAIA; this comes from the coding sequence ATGAGTGTCGAGGGTTCCACGCCAATGCTGTCGATCCGCAATCTTCACGCCGAGATCGACGGCAAGCCGATCCTGCGCGGGCTCAACCTGGAAGTCGGTGCCGGCGAGGTCCACGCGGTCATGGGGCCGAACGGCTCCGGCAAGAGCACGCTCGCGCAGATCCTCGCAGGCCGCGACGTCTACAACATCACCGCCGGCGAAGTCCTCTACGACGGCCGCGACCTGCTCGCGATGCCGGCCGACGAACGCGCGCGCGAAGGCGTGTTTCTGTCGTTCCAGTATCCGGTCGAGCTTCCGGGCATCGCCAATTCGTACTTCCTCAAGGCGGCCCTCAACGCGCAGCGCCGGCATCGCGGACTGTCGGAGCTCGACGCCGTCGATTTCCTCACCACGGCGCGCGCCAGGATGAAGGTCGTCGGCCTCAGCGAAGAGCTGCTGCACCGCTCGGTCAACGAGGGCTTTTCGGGCGGCGAGAAGAAACGCAACGAGATTTTCCAGATGGCGATGCTCGAGCCGCGCCTTGCGATTCTCGACGAGACCGATTCGGGCCTCGACGTGGATGCGCTGCGGACGGTTGCCGAAGGTGTCAACAGTCTGCGCTCCGCTGAGCGCTCGATGCTGCTGATCACGCATTACCAGAGACTGCTCGACTACATCGTTCCCGATCGCACCCATGTGCTTGCCGGTGGTCGCATCGTGCGCTCCGGCGGCCCGGAGCTCGCCCTCGAAGTCGAAGAGCGCGGCTACAAGTGGATGGAGGAACATACGGCGACGGTCGAAAGCAAGGAGCCTCGGGCGATCGCCTGA
- a CDS encoding heparan-alpha-glucosaminide N-acetyltransferase domain-containing protein translates to MPDISDRPPPAIRTDRLLPIDWARGLAMILMAVDHASAMLNHGRVVPGSRNLNGGATSFPVDQFFLRWSTHICPVAFVSLAGVSMFLSIRRKTERGESAAAIDRFLVSRGLFIVLIDFVWLNASDLWKSFGLDVLTAIGAGIASMALLRRLPRAVLAIVGLGLVLTPELGGLDVPKGLAAALYNGGRASPHVFLDYPVLPWIGVMALGWCWAGYALGEAATTERIGRAAARTLVPLVVVAFVLRGLNGFGNALAPRLDGSLQQWLDLSKNPPSLAFLAFELGVLGMLLVGFAAAAARGAMLRPLAIFGQTALFFYALHFYVMGIAVELTGLGHAFGIPGALASAALLVAAMYPLCRWYAGYKARHDNLVTRYV, encoded by the coding sequence TTGCCCGACATCTCCGATCGGCCGCCGCCGGCCATCCGCACCGATCGATTGCTTCCCATAGACTGGGCCCGCGGCCTGGCGATGATCCTGATGGCCGTCGACCATGCGTCGGCGATGCTGAATCACGGCCGTGTCGTGCCAGGCAGCCGCAATCTGAACGGCGGCGCGACGTCGTTCCCGGTCGATCAGTTCTTCCTTCGCTGGTCGACCCACATCTGTCCGGTGGCGTTCGTGTCTCTGGCCGGCGTATCGATGTTCCTTTCGATCCGCCGGAAAACGGAGCGCGGCGAGAGCGCAGCCGCCATTGACCGCTTCCTCGTCTCGCGCGGACTCTTCATCGTGTTGATCGACTTCGTGTGGCTCAACGCGTCCGATCTCTGGAAATCATTCGGGCTCGATGTGCTGACCGCAATCGGTGCGGGCATTGCATCGATGGCGCTGCTCCGCCGCCTGCCGCGTGCCGTTCTCGCGATCGTCGGGCTCGGTCTGGTGCTGACGCCCGAGCTCGGAGGGCTCGACGTGCCGAAGGGCCTGGCCGCAGCGCTATACAATGGCGGCCGCGCGTCGCCGCATGTGTTCCTCGATTATCCCGTGCTGCCGTGGATCGGCGTGATGGCGCTCGGCTGGTGCTGGGCCGGATACGCGCTCGGCGAGGCAGCGACCACCGAGCGTATCGGTCGCGCTGCGGCGAGAACGCTCGTTCCGCTCGTGGTGGTCGCGTTCGTGCTGCGCGGGCTCAATGGTTTCGGCAACGCGCTCGCGCCGCGCCTCGACGGCAGCCTCCAGCAGTGGCTCGATCTTTCGAAGAATCCGCCGAGCCTCGCGTTTCTGGCATTCGAGCTCGGCGTGCTCGGAATGCTGCTCGTCGGCTTTGCCGCCGCCGCAGCGCGCGGCGCCATGCTGCGGCCTCTTGCCATCTTCGGACAGACGGCACTGTTCTTCTACGCGCTGCACTTCTACGTGATGGGAATTGCCGTCGAGCTTACGGGGCTCGGCCATGCGTTCGGCATCCCTGGTGCACTCGCCAGTGCAGCGCTGCTCGTCGCCGCGATGTATCCGCTGTGCCGCTGGTACGCCGGCTACAAGGCGCGGCATGACAATCTGGTTACACGCTACGTCTGA
- a CDS encoding haloalkane dehalogenase, with protein MKVLRTPDERFANLSGYPFRPHYADVADGEGGTLRMHYVDEGPRGSAPVLLLHGEPSWSYLYRKMIPVLVSAGHRCVAPDLVGFGRSDKPAERESYTYARHVAWLRELVFDRLDLTHITLVCQDWGGLLGLRLVAEQEGRFDRVVAANTFLPTGDQSPGEAFLAWRKFSQEVPVFPTSRILQGATSTELSPDVLAAYDAPFPDESYKSGARQFPTLVPASPDNPASEDNRRAWKVLERWNKPFLTAFSDNDPVTAGGDARFQKMIPGCNGQPHTTITGGGHFLQEDKGEELAGVVAKFIEATS; from the coding sequence ATGAAAGTCCTTCGAACGCCTGACGAACGCTTCGCCAATCTCTCCGGCTATCCGTTCCGGCCGCACTATGCGGACGTCGCCGACGGCGAAGGCGGCACGCTGCGGATGCATTACGTGGACGAAGGTCCACGCGGCAGCGCGCCGGTTCTTCTGCTGCACGGCGAGCCGTCATGGAGCTACCTCTATCGCAAGATGATTCCCGTCCTCGTCTCTGCGGGACATCGGTGCGTTGCTCCGGACCTCGTCGGCTTCGGGCGCTCGGACAAGCCCGCCGAGCGCGAGAGCTATACGTACGCACGACACGTCGCATGGCTGCGTGAGCTCGTCTTCGACCGGCTCGACCTCACGCACATCACGCTCGTCTGCCAGGACTGGGGAGGGCTGCTCGGTCTTCGTCTGGTTGCCGAGCAGGAAGGCCGCTTCGACCGCGTCGTCGCGGCCAATACGTTTCTGCCGACCGGCGACCAGTCTCCCGGCGAAGCCTTTCTTGCGTGGCGGAAGTTCTCGCAGGAGGTTCCTGTGTTCCCGACCTCGCGGATCCTGCAGGGAGCAACGTCGACCGAGCTGAGCCCGGACGTGCTTGCCGCCTACGATGCCCCGTTTCCGGATGAATCCTACAAATCCGGAGCCCGCCAGTTTCCGACGCTCGTGCCCGCGTCGCCCGACAATCCGGCAAGCGAAGACAACCGCCGCGCGTGGAAGGTACTGGAGCGCTGGAACAAACCGTTTCTTACCGCGTTCAGCGACAACGACCCGGTGACTGCCGGAGGCGACGCCCGTTTCCAGAAAATGATCCCGGGCTGCAACGGCCAGCCCCACACGACCATCACGGGCGGCGGGCATTTCCTGCAGGAAGACAAGGGCGAGGAGCTCGCCGGCGTCGTCGCGAAATTCATCGAGGCAACTTCATGA
- a CDS encoding glutathione S-transferase, translated as MQLIGMLDSPYVRRSAISLRMLGVLFEHRAVSVFRHFDEFRGINPVVKAPTLVCDDGTVLMDSNLIVAHAEDVAPAGRTLMPAAAAERVAAYRVLGLALAACEKSISIVYERQLRPVEKQHAPWIERVTGQLLAACSTLEQELTSPRALSVLTPSLQPGITAVVTWRFLQMMVPEIVIAAEYPGWAALSAEAEKLPAFVEFPPE; from the coding sequence ATGCAGCTCATCGGAATGCTCGATTCTCCATATGTTCGTCGCTCGGCGATCTCGCTTCGCATGCTTGGAGTTCTGTTCGAACACCGCGCGGTATCGGTGTTCCGCCACTTCGACGAGTTCCGCGGCATCAACCCCGTGGTCAAGGCGCCCACGCTGGTCTGCGACGACGGCACCGTGCTGATGGATTCCAACCTGATCGTCGCGCATGCCGAAGACGTCGCGCCGGCGGGAAGAACGCTGATGCCCGCCGCGGCTGCCGAGCGTGTGGCGGCGTACCGCGTGCTCGGCCTTGCGCTTGCCGCGTGCGAGAAGAGCATTTCGATTGTCTACGAGCGCCAGCTTCGCCCGGTGGAAAAGCAGCATGCGCCGTGGATCGAACGCGTAACCGGCCAGCTCCTTGCGGCTTGCTCGACGCTCGAGCAGGAGCTGACGAGCCCGCGTGCCCTGTCCGTCCTAACGCCGAGCCTGCAGCCGGGCATCACCGCGGTTGTCACGTGGCGCTTCCTTCAGATGATGGTTCCCGAGATCGTCATTGCGGCCGAATATCCCGGGTGGGCCGCGCTTTCCGCGGAAGCAGAAAAGCTTCCCGCGTTCGTCGAGTTCCCGCCGGAGTAA
- a CDS encoding SDR family NAD(P)-dependent oxidoreductase: MSEQTVLVTGGNSGIGYECARALAKAGRHVIIASRNRRLSDEAVRRIAAESGADRIEAMDLDLASPESIRSAVTALRARNLALQSLVCNAGLQFTKGPVLSDRGYELTFAVNHLGHFLLTNLLLETLAANAPARIVIVSSGVHDPKRVTGMPKAKIGDLETLAATGNASRDKYNGGLAYVNSKLCNLWFAYELARRMEAIGLGGASRPIAINAFDPGLVPGSGLAREYPGWMRYVWESVMPAMASGLTRFVPGISTAEKSGSALADLVLDPRRGASGARYYPSHTRWCETPSSDQSYDAGRAKELWEASIAMTGLAAGDSPLLHAI; the protein is encoded by the coding sequence ATGAGTGAACAGACGGTCCTCGTCACCGGCGGCAATTCGGGAATCGGCTACGAATGCGCGCGAGCGCTCGCGAAGGCAGGGCGGCACGTGATCATCGCGAGCCGCAACCGCCGGCTGTCCGACGAGGCCGTTCGCAGGATCGCTGCCGAAAGCGGCGCAGATCGCATCGAGGCGATGGATCTGGACCTTGCATCACCGGAGTCGATCCGGAGCGCAGTGACTGCGCTGCGCGCACGCAATCTTGCTCTGCAGTCGCTGGTCTGCAACGCCGGCCTGCAGTTCACAAAGGGCCCGGTGCTTTCCGATCGCGGTTACGAGCTGACGTTCGCGGTCAATCATCTCGGGCATTTCCTGCTGACCAACCTGCTGCTCGAAACGCTGGCCGCGAATGCACCGGCGCGCATCGTCATCGTCTCGTCGGGTGTCCACGACCCGAAGCGTGTCACCGGAATGCCCAAAGCGAAGATCGGCGATCTCGAAACGCTTGCGGCCACGGGCAATGCGTCGCGCGACAAGTACAACGGCGGTCTGGCCTACGTGAACAGCAAGCTCTGCAACCTGTGGTTCGCCTATGAGCTCGCGCGACGGATGGAAGCGATCGGACTCGGCGGCGCGAGCCGGCCGATTGCGATCAACGCGTTCGACCCCGGCCTGGTGCCGGGATCCGGTCTCGCGCGCGAGTATCCGGGATGGATGCGCTACGTGTGGGAATCGGTGATGCCGGCGATGGCGTCCGGGCTGACCCGCTTCGTGCCCGGCATCAGCACGGCGGAGAAATCGGGAAGCGCGCTCGCCGACCTCGTGCTCGACCCGCGGCGGGGCGCCAGCGGCGCGCGCTACTATCCGTCGCATACACGCTGGTGCGAGACTCCGTCGTCGGATCAGTCGTACGACGCGGGACGCGCGAAGGAGCTCTGGGAAGCGAGCATCGCAATGACCGGGCTCGCCGCCGGCGATTCCCCGCTTCTGCACGCCATATGA
- a CDS encoding cysteine desulfurase yields MTVAARASAGPGGLDVANIRRQFPILSEKISGHPLVYLDNAASTQKPRAVLDAVAHYYEHDNANVHRGVHTLSERATVCYEGARSKIAQFVGAADSSEIIFVRGATEALNLVAMSYGGDVLGEGDQVVLTEMEHHSNIVPWQMICARTGAQLRVVPILENGELDMKAYAETVGARTKIVAASHVSNALGTVNPIAEMARIAHAAGATIVVDGAQAAGHRPVDVAALGCDFYAFSGHKMYAPMGIGGLWGRRELLDAMSPWQGGGEMILTVTFEKTTYNVAPHKFEAGTPDVGGAVGLAAAVEWIESLGREVLADAEHALLAYAETALLSVPGLRIVGTAREKSAVHSFVLEGVHPHDIGTILDSEGIAIRTGHHCAQPVMDHFGIAGTARASFAAYNTADDVDRLVEGLAKVQEMFA; encoded by the coding sequence ATGACCGTCGCAGCACGGGCAAGCGCGGGACCGGGCGGCCTCGACGTCGCGAACATTCGACGCCAGTTCCCGATCCTCTCGGAAAAGATCAGCGGACACCCGCTCGTGTATCTGGACAACGCTGCGAGCACGCAGAAGCCGCGCGCCGTGCTGGACGCGGTCGCGCATTACTACGAGCACGACAACGCCAATGTGCACCGCGGAGTGCACACGCTGAGCGAGCGTGCGACGGTCTGCTACGAAGGCGCGCGCTCGAAGATCGCGCAATTCGTCGGCGCAGCGGATTCATCGGAGATCATCTTCGTGCGCGGCGCGACCGAAGCGCTCAACCTGGTCGCAATGAGCTACGGCGGCGACGTGCTCGGCGAAGGCGACCAAGTGGTGCTCACCGAGATGGAGCACCATTCCAACATCGTGCCGTGGCAGATGATCTGCGCACGGACGGGCGCGCAGCTGCGTGTGGTGCCGATCCTCGAGAACGGCGAGCTCGACATGAAGGCCTATGCCGAGACGGTCGGAGCGCGGACGAAGATCGTCGCGGCCTCGCACGTTTCGAACGCGCTCGGCACGGTCAATCCGATCGCCGAGATGGCGCGCATCGCGCACGCCGCGGGCGCAACGATCGTCGTCGATGGCGCGCAGGCGGCCGGGCATCGGCCGGTCGACGTCGCGGCGCTCGGCTGCGATTTCTACGCGTTTTCCGGCCACAAGATGTATGCGCCCATGGGCATCGGCGGGCTGTGGGGAAGGCGCGAGCTGCTCGACGCGATGTCGCCGTGGCAGGGCGGCGGAGAGATGATTCTCACCGTCACGTTCGAAAAGACGACGTACAACGTCGCGCCTCACAAGTTCGAAGCCGGCACGCCGGACGTCGGCGGTGCCGTCGGCCTTGCTGCTGCCGTCGAATGGATCGAATCCCTCGGTCGCGAAGTGCTGGCGGACGCGGAGCATGCGCTGCTCGCGTACGCCGAAACGGCGCTCCTGTCGGTGCCGGGGCTTCGCATCGTCGGCACCGCCCGCGAGAAGTCGGCCGTCCATTCGTTCGTGCTCGAAGGCGTCCATCCGCACGACATCGGAACCATTCTCGACAGCGAAGGCATTGCGATCCGCACCGGCCATCACTGCGCGCAGCCGGTCATGGATCATTTCGGCATCGCCGGAACCGCGCGCGCTTCGTTTGCCGCCTACAATACGGCCGACGACGTCGACCGGCTCGTCGAAGGCCTCGCCAAGGTGCAGGAGATGTTCGCCTGA
- a CDS encoding SUF system NifU family Fe-S cluster assembly protein produces MSDLRDLYQELILDHGRRPRNFGPLPEATHDAIGHNPLCGDKITVHARVRDDVVEGISFEGQGCAISQASASLLTEAVKGRKIGDVKSLFRKLTALVTGRDEDASRESDVELGKLAVFEGVRQYPMRVKCATLAWHTLNNALDGKAAEVARTE; encoded by the coding sequence ATGTCGGATCTTCGCGACCTCTACCAGGAGCTGATCCTGGACCACGGCCGGCGGCCGCGTAATTTCGGCCCGCTGCCGGAGGCGACGCACGACGCGATCGGACACAACCCGCTGTGCGGCGACAAGATCACCGTTCACGCGCGCGTCCGCGACGACGTCGTCGAAGGAATCAGCTTCGAGGGGCAGGGCTGCGCAATCTCGCAGGCCTCGGCTTCGCTTCTGACCGAAGCCGTCAAAGGCAGGAAGATCGGCGACGTGAAGTCGCTGTTTCGTAAGCTGACCGCGCTCGTGACCGGGCGCGACGAAGATGCGAGCCGTGAGAGCGACGTCGAGCTCGGCAAGCTCGCGGTGTTCGAAGGCGTGCGCCAGTACCCGATGCGGGTCAAGTGCGCGACGCTCGCGTGGCACACGCTGAACAATGCGCTGGACGGCAAGGCGGCCGAAGTCGCCCGGACGGAATAG
- a CDS encoding TerB family tellurite resistance protein produces the protein MSILRFLGLSSTESEKVSSAETQTVRKIVASLDAMPSERARFVASFAYILCRVARTDLHISDEEAAAMERIVIEKAGLTEDQAIVVLQIAKTQELLFGSTENFLVTREFNKLATREQKIALIDCLFAVSAADESISTAEDNEIVRICAELQLPREEVVEARGRYRKYLEVLKKIPVTEA, from the coding sequence ATGTCCATCCTGCGCTTCCTCGGCCTTTCTTCCACCGAGTCGGAAAAAGTTTCGTCCGCGGAGACACAGACGGTTCGCAAGATCGTCGCGAGCCTCGATGCCATGCCGTCCGAGCGGGCACGCTTCGTCGCGTCGTTCGCGTACATCCTGTGCCGGGTGGCGCGCACCGATCTTCACATCAGCGACGAAGAAGCCGCTGCGATGGAGCGCATCGTGATCGAGAAGGCCGGCCTCACCGAAGACCAGGCCATCGTCGTGCTGCAGATCGCGAAGACCCAGGAGCTGCTGTTCGGCAGCACCGAAAACTTCCTCGTTACGCGCGAGTTCAACAAGCTCGCGACTCGCGAGCAGAAGATCGCGCTGATCGACTGCCTGTTTGCCGTCTCGGCGGCCGACGAATCGATCTCGACCGCCGAAGACAACGAGATCGTCCGCATCTGCGCGGAGCTACAGCTTCCGCGCGAGGAAGTGGTCGAGGCGCGCGGGCGTTATCGGAAGTATCTCGAAGTTCTCAAGAAAATACCCGTTACGGAAGCTTGA
- the sufD gene encoding Fe-S cluster assembly protein SufD: MATGGSTTATFASDFERVRERLPGAQAGWLSALRRDAIAELAGTGFPSIHDEDWKYTSVLPALRDRLEPVLPSEAVLDQSAAARLLALVTGLDPASPLLVFADGCFQPSLSRADAANGLRVTSLRARLESDAAPLERWLGKYLPAQTHGFAALNTAFLDDGPVIEIAEGAILEQPIHIVHLSTRRERPFITHPRGLVIAGDGSSSVVVEHSIGEAGARYLTNLATEITIGHGAAFGHVRVQDESHTAYHVARIQVEQAAGSTFVSHAFGFGAALSRTEIAVKLAGEEAECTLSGLYAMDGSRHVDHHLMVDHARPRTRSRQLYKGVLDDRSRGVFTGRVVVRKDSQKIKAVQNNPSLLLGAGAVSETRPQLEIYADDVACNHGATIGRLSEDSMFYLLSRGIDPLEARRVLVSGFAAEVVAGVVPESLRAALVEKVGIRMGELGRGGAS, encoded by the coding sequence ATGGCAACGGGCGGAAGCACGACAGCGACGTTCGCGAGCGACTTCGAGCGCGTGCGCGAACGTCTGCCCGGTGCACAGGCCGGATGGCTGTCGGCGCTGCGTCGCGACGCGATCGCCGAGCTTGCCGGGACCGGCTTTCCGTCGATCCACGACGAGGACTGGAAATACACGAGCGTGCTGCCGGCGCTGCGTGACCGCCTCGAGCCCGTGCTGCCATCTGAAGCTGTTCTCGACCAGAGCGCCGCGGCCCGATTGCTCGCGCTTGTCACCGGGCTCGATCCGGCGTCTCCGCTGCTGGTGTTCGCCGACGGATGCTTTCAGCCATCGCTGTCGCGCGCCGATGCGGCAAACGGGCTGCGCGTGACGAGCCTTCGTGCGCGACTCGAGTCCGATGCCGCACCGCTCGAGCGCTGGCTCGGAAAATATCTTCCGGCGCAGACGCACGGTTTTGCCGCGCTGAACACCGCCTTTCTCGACGACGGTCCGGTCATCGAGATCGCCGAAGGGGCGATTCTCGAGCAGCCGATCCATATCGTCCATCTGTCGACGCGCCGCGAGCGGCCATTCATCACGCACCCGCGCGGTCTCGTCATCGCCGGCGACGGAAGCTCGTCGGTCGTCGTCGAGCATTCGATCGGAGAGGCCGGCGCGCGCTACCTCACGAACCTCGCAACCGAGATCACGATCGGACACGGCGCGGCGTTCGGTCATGTCCGGGTCCAGGATGAGTCGCACACCGCGTATCACGTGGCGCGGATCCAGGTGGAGCAGGCGGCGGGCAGCACGTTCGTCTCGCACGCGTTCGGCTTCGGAGCGGCGCTGTCGCGGACCGAGATCGCCGTGAAGCTCGCGGGCGAAGAAGCCGAGTGCACACTGTCGGGTCTCTATGCGATGGACGGATCGCGGCACGTCGATCATCACCTGATGGTCGATCATGCAAGGCCGCGCACCAGGAGCCGCCAGCTCTACAAAGGCGTGCTCGACGATCGCTCGCGTGGCGTGTTCACCGGCCGCGTCGTCGTGCGCAAGGACTCGCAGAAGATCAAGGCCGTGCAGAACAACCCGAGCCTGCTGCTCGGTGCCGGCGCGGTCTCCGAAACCCGCCCGCAGCTCGAGATCTACGCTGACGACGTCGCGTGCAATCACGGAGCGACGATCGGCCGCCTGAGCGAAGACTCGATGTTCTACCTGCTTTCGCGCGGCATCGATCCCCTCGAAGCGCGACGCGTGCTGGTCTCCGGTTTCGCAGCCGAGGTCGTCGCCGGAGTGGTTCCCGAATCGCTGCGCGCTGCGCTCGTCGAAAAGGTCGGAATCCGGATGGGAGAGCTCGGCCGCGGAGGCGCGTCATGA
- a CDS encoding SUF system Fe-S cluster assembly protein, translated as MDNPAEDKNVPVTPQGEASAGAAGETPAATAQAAAPAGSVDVHKLEQLIIDALHTVYDPEIPVDIYELGLIYSIDITPEGKVAITMTLTTPACPVAGSMPGQVEKTVRMIDGVTDVTVDLVWEPTWGPAMMTESARLQLNMY; from the coding sequence ATGGACAATCCGGCAGAAGACAAGAACGTTCCGGTTACGCCGCAAGGCGAGGCATCCGCCGGCGCGGCCGGCGAGACACCAGCGGCTACCGCGCAAGCCGCAGCTCCCGCGGGCAGCGTCGACGTCCACAAGCTCGAGCAGCTCATCATCGATGCGCTGCACACCGTCTACGATCCGGAGATCCCGGTCGACATCTACGAGCTCGGCCTCATCTACAGCATCGATATCACGCCGGAAGGCAAGGTCGCGATCACGATGACGCTGACCACTCCGGCCTGTCCGGTTGCCGGCTCGATGCCCGGCCAGGTCGAGAAGACCGTCCGCATGATCGACGGCGTGACCGACGTGACGGTCGATCTGGTCTGGGAGCCGACGTGGGGCCCGGCGATGATGACCGAGTCGGCCCGGCTTCAGCTCAACATGTACTGA
- the sufB gene encoding Fe-S cluster assembly protein SufB: MSAGQDARDLVESGEYKYGFVTDIESDIAPPGLSEDTIRLLSAKKNEPQFLLDWRLKAFRSWQKMSAADGEPKWAQLKIAPIDYQAISYYAAPKQKPALSSIDEVDPELRATFNKLGIPLDEQMLLAGVAVDAVFDSVSVATTFKAKLAEVGVIFCSFSEAVQNHPELIQKYLGSVVPINDNFYAALNSAVFTDGSFCYIPPGVRCPMELSTYFRINAQNTGQFERTLIVADEGSYVSYLEGCTAPKRDENQLHAAVVELVAMEKAQIKYSTVQNWYPGDKEGRGGIYNFVTKRGKCAGAHSKISWTQVETGSAITWKYPSCILQGDYSVGEFYSVAVTNNRQQADTGTKMLHLGKNTSSTIVSKGIAAGEGQQSYRGLVYVAPGAEGARNYSQCDSLLIGDRCGAHTFPYIDVRNSASKVEHEASTSKIGEDQLFYCQQRGLSAEDAVSLIVNGFCKQVFRELPMEFAVEAQKLLGVTLEGAIG, translated from the coding sequence ATGAGCGCCGGCCAGGACGCCCGCGATCTCGTCGAGAGCGGCGAGTACAAGTACGGCTTCGTAACCGACATCGAGAGCGACATCGCTCCGCCGGGACTGTCGGAGGACACGATCCGGCTGCTGTCGGCCAAGAAGAACGAGCCCCAGTTCCTGCTCGACTGGCGCCTCAAGGCGTTTCGCTCGTGGCAGAAGATGTCGGCCGCCGACGGCGAGCCGAAGTGGGCGCAGCTCAAAATCGCGCCGATCGACTACCAGGCGATCAGTTACTACGCCGCGCCGAAGCAGAAGCCCGCGCTCTCGAGCATCGACGAAGTCGATCCGGAGCTGCGCGCGACGTTCAACAAGCTCGGGATTCCGCTCGACGAGCAGATGCTGCTCGCCGGCGTCGCGGTCGATGCGGTGTTCGACAGCGTCTCGGTCGCGACCACGTTCAAGGCCAAGCTTGCCGAAGTCGGCGTGATCTTCTGCTCGTTCTCGGAAGCGGTGCAGAACCATCCCGAGCTCATCCAGAAGTATCTCGGCTCGGTCGTGCCGATCAACGACAACTTCTATGCCGCGCTGAACTCGGCCGTCTTCACCGACGGAAGCTTCTGCTACATCCCGCCGGGCGTTCGCTGCCCGATGGAGCTGTCGACGTATTTCCGCATCAATGCGCAGAATACCGGCCAGTTCGAGCGCACTCTGATCGTCGCCGACGAAGGCTCGTACGTGAGCTATCTCGAAGGCTGCACCGCACCCAAGCGCGACGAGAACCAGCTCCACGCCGCAGTCGTCGAGCTGGTCGCGATGGAGAAGGCGCAGATCAAGTATTCGACGGTCCAGAACTGGTATCCGGGCGACAAGGAAGGCCGCGGCGGCATCTACAACTTCGTGACCAAGCGCGGCAAGTGCGCCGGCGCGCATTCGAAGATTTCGTGGACGCAGGTCGAGACCGGCTCGGCGATCACGTGGAAGTATCCGAGCTGCATCCTGCAGGGCGACTATTCGGTCGGCGAATTCTACTCGGTCGCCGTCACCAACAATCGCCAGCAGGCCGACACCGGCACCAAGATGCTGCACCTCGGCAAGAACACGTCGAGCACGATCGTCTCCAAGGGCATTGCGGCGGGCGAGGGGCAGCAGAGCTACCGCGGTCTCGTCTACGTGGCGCCGGGAGCCGAAGGCGCGCGCAACTACTCGCAGTGCGACTCGCTCTTGATCGGCGACCGCTGCGGCGCGCACACGTTCCCGTACATCGACGTCCGCAACTCGGCGTCGAAGGTCGAGCACGAAGCGTCGACGTCGAAGATCGGAGAGGACCAGCTCTTCTACTGCCAGCAGCGCGGCCTGTCCGCCGAAGATGCCGTCTCGCTGATCGTCAACGGATTCTGCAAGCAGGTCTTCCGCGAGCTGCCGATGGAGTTCGCCGTCGAAGCCCAGAAGCTGCTCGGCGTGACGCTAGAAGGGGCAATCGGATGA